A portion of the Paenibacillus sp. PvR098 genome contains these proteins:
- a CDS encoding DUF1450 domain-containing protein: protein MKKIRYCCKNFKNGTKQVYKSIKGDYPRIKQKKRDCLGNCKLCSKACFAVVGKSKKLVSAPNAEMLFKKLKNKIS, encoded by the coding sequence ATGAAAAAGATCAGATACTGCTGCAAAAACTTTAAAAATGGCACTAAGCAAGTGTATAAAAGCATTAAAGGCGACTATCCTAGAATAAAGCAGAAAAAACGGGACTGCTTGGGCAACTGCAAGCTTTGCTCCAAAGCGTGCTTTGCCGTTGTAGGAAAATCTAAGAAGCTTGTATCTGCCCCCAATGCCGAAATGTTATTTAAAAAATTGAAAAACAAGATCAGCTGA
- a CDS encoding ferritin — protein MNEALSKALNDQMNFEFYSAQVYLAMAAYCSSESFDGFANFFIVQAEEERFHAMKIYKYLNDRGGRVMVSGMDTPNNTYKSILEAYEHAYEHEKIVTKRFYDLSDLAMNDREHATIHFLKWFIDEQVEEEALFDSIVQKLKRIDKDSNAFFMLDTEFLARTFTPPAQ, from the coding sequence ATGAATGAAGCGTTGTCCAAAGCGTTGAACGACCAAATGAATTTTGAGTTTTATTCGGCACAAGTCTACTTGGCCATGGCTGCTTACTGCTCTTCTGAGAGCTTTGACGGATTCGCCAATTTCTTCATCGTACAGGCTGAGGAAGAAAGGTTTCATGCGATGAAGATTTATAAATATTTGAATGACCGAGGCGGTCGAGTCATGGTATCGGGCATGGATACGCCGAACAATACATACAAATCCATACTTGAGGCCTATGAGCATGCCTACGAGCACGAGAAAATCGTAACCAAACGATTCTACGATTTGTCCGACCTGGCCATGAACGACCGTGAGCATGCGACCATTCACTTTTTGAAATGGTTTATTGACGAGCAGGTGGAGGAAGAGGCGCTGTTTGACAGCATTGTTCAGAAGCTGAAGCGCATCGATAAAGACAGCAACGCGTTCTTTATGCTCGATACCGAGTTTCTCGCACGTACCTTCACGCCTCCGGCACAGTAA